The following proteins are encoded in a genomic region of Spirosoma sp. SC4-14:
- a CDS encoding gliding motility-associated C-terminal domain-containing protein, whose protein sequence is MVVNHVGLLSGRAFCWWSLAWLMSLNAAWAQCSPGAIICETFGAGTRGALPQGQTNFSYKPIACPDDGEYNVMDTIAASCHGDAWHHVPEDHTPNDVRGNMFVVNASYQPSEFYSQKASGLCPGVTYEFSLWVLNINKVLEPGACDGYNLRNPIIAMRVEQTDGTLIKEVVQPAIPRTTAPVWVQLTMQFVIQTNTNDIVVKLINKGLGGCGNDLAIDDIGFRPVHPDLSIQFVGAPVSETTVCTNTSLPLTVGTATGYPNPVYLWQQSLDTINWTTAPGSGQATYTINPVRAGKTYYRLRNAQPINADAIGRSQCSTESNVLIVNGRPDAPFTLGDDLVLCEGASQTVQVPANLPAGTTYVWSNQTSTQQLRIDTPGSYWLETNLNGCLYRDTIEVVTQNCRLEDVFVPDAFSPNNDSINDELVVLHPGNFSRYAFRVYDRWGSLIFVSHQPDIYWNGTYKNQPCLEGIYAWTIDYTVLDTLNQERHVTRSGRVVLVR, encoded by the coding sequence ATGGTCGTGAATCATGTCGGACTATTATCGGGAAGGGCATTTTGCTGGTGGAGTCTGGCATGGCTTATGTCGCTGAATGCGGCCTGGGCACAGTGTAGTCCAGGGGCTATTATTTGTGAAACCTTTGGCGCTGGAACACGCGGAGCTCTACCTCAAGGGCAAACCAACTTTAGCTATAAACCAATTGCCTGTCCCGACGACGGCGAATATAACGTGATGGATACTATAGCGGCTAGTTGTCATGGCGATGCCTGGCATCATGTTCCTGAAGACCACACACCGAACGATGTTCGGGGCAATATGTTTGTTGTGAATGCATCGTATCAGCCCAGTGAGTTCTATAGCCAGAAAGCATCCGGCCTTTGCCCTGGGGTTACCTACGAGTTTTCGTTATGGGTACTGAACATTAATAAAGTGCTGGAGCCAGGGGCCTGCGATGGCTACAACCTGCGTAATCCGATTATTGCCATGCGGGTGGAGCAGACCGATGGCACACTCATTAAAGAAGTAGTGCAACCTGCCATACCGCGTACGACAGCCCCGGTTTGGGTTCAATTAACTATGCAGTTCGTAATTCAAACCAATACAAATGACATTGTTGTTAAGCTGATCAACAAAGGTTTAGGTGGCTGTGGTAACGATTTGGCCATCGACGATATTGGCTTTCGGCCCGTACATCCCGACCTGAGCATTCAATTTGTGGGAGCGCCCGTATCAGAAACAACCGTCTGCACTAATACGTCACTGCCACTAACGGTTGGTACGGCTACGGGATATCCTAACCCGGTTTATTTGTGGCAGCAAAGCCTGGATACTATAAACTGGACAACTGCTCCCGGTAGCGGACAGGCGACGTATACGATTAACCCGGTTCGTGCGGGCAAAACGTATTATCGGCTCCGAAATGCGCAGCCCATTAATGCCGATGCCATTGGGCGGTCGCAGTGCTCTACAGAGTCGAATGTGTTGATCGTCAATGGTCGGCCTGATGCTCCCTTCACGCTGGGCGACGATTTAGTGCTCTGCGAAGGTGCTTCGCAAACGGTGCAGGTGCCAGCAAACCTCCCGGCTGGCACTACCTATGTCTGGTCGAATCAAACGTCGACTCAGCAGTTGCGCATTGATACACCCGGAAGCTACTGGCTCGAAACGAATCTGAACGGTTGCCTCTATCGCGACACTATTGAGGTTGTTACGCAGAATTGCCGTCTAGAAGATGTTTTCGTACCGGATGCTTTTTCGCCAAACAACGACTCGATTAATGATGAGCTTGTTGTACTTCATCCCGGTAATTTTTCGCGCTATGCGTTTCGGGTATATGACCGTTGGGGAAGCCTGATTTTTGTGAGCCATCAGC
- a CDS encoding glycosyltransferase family 2 protein, whose product MNLFKAPDWVNQFTFPYASFDEIPQSVFDTINRDLRVFDQSKPEVSIVIPAWNEEVNVLRSIASLAKLKTDIPFEILVVNNNSTDQTQKTLDKLNIRSVFQPIQGWGPARQKGLEEAKGKYILTADADSLYPPDWVNEMMAVLHQPGVVCVYGRYSFIPSPGFSRWKLTILETLKDGIAEVRHMKRPHLNAYGISIGYLREHALKIGYVMHKIRGEDGRMCFDLMKYGTVKQVKASRARAWTGTRTLEKDGSFSRTLFLKIALELRRLSSMFVAQPPHDTKTSVNP is encoded by the coding sequence ATGAACCTCTTTAAAGCGCCCGATTGGGTAAACCAGTTTACGTTTCCCTACGCATCGTTCGACGAAATTCCTCAATCAGTATTTGACACCATTAATCGTGACCTGCGTGTTTTTGATCAGTCTAAGCCCGAGGTAAGTATCGTAATACCAGCCTGGAACGAGGAGGTGAATGTGCTTCGGAGCATTGCATCGCTGGCTAAGCTAAAAACCGATATACCCTTTGAAATTCTGGTTGTCAACAACAATTCGACCGACCAGACCCAGAAGACCCTCGACAAACTGAACATTCGATCTGTGTTTCAGCCCATTCAGGGATGGGGGCCTGCCCGGCAAAAAGGGCTTGAGGAAGCAAAAGGTAAATACATACTAACTGCCGATGCCGATAGTTTGTATCCACCCGATTGGGTAAATGAAATGATGGCGGTGTTGCACCAGCCCGGTGTAGTGTGTGTGTATGGACGGTATTCGTTTATTCCATCGCCCGGCTTTTCGCGCTGGAAACTGACAATACTGGAGACCTTAAAAGATGGCATTGCCGAAGTGCGGCACATGAAACGGCCACACCTGAACGCTTATGGCATCAGTATTGGCTATCTGCGCGAACATGCCCTGAAAATTGGGTATGTGATGCACAAAATCAGGGGTGAAGATGGTCGGATGTGTTTCGACCTGATGAAATACGGTACAGTTAAACAGGTGAAAGCATCCAGAGCCCGCGCCTGGACCGGTACGCGAACACTCGAAAAAGATGGCAGCTTTTCGCGGACACTGTTTTTAAAAATAGCGCTGGAATTACGAAGGCTGAGCAGCATGTTTGTTGCCCAGCCACCGCATGATACGAAGACATCGGTAAACCCCTAA
- a CDS encoding acyltransferase, translating to MRFRAVDSFRGMAAVMVILFHLQHLDLLSGSSFVAKSDIFVDFFFVLSGFVMTHSNYAKINNLSSIKPFVVRRFKRLYPLHLFTLFLLLFFETFRYGIDRYVVHLSNTIFGPDRTLLAFISNLTLTQALDLFDTVTWNGPSWSISVEFYTYIIWAICLVLFRKNLLVICSICFSLLAWFIISHQGNIIYTYDYGIVRCLYSFLIGMLAYRLSQQLSFAYTYWQSTGIEILLFGLTIYFVSQFTHSESWLMPFLFALVIIVFSREAGAFSKVLASNRLEFLGKLSYSYYLNHTLVLSVLDLLLFKIIKVPHSSLGELAYVCGCLLGTHLMSVFTYRYIELILQSPSSAKPQKVATHMATA from the coding sequence ATGAGATTTCGTGCGGTTGATTCATTTCGGGGAATGGCGGCTGTGATGGTAATTTTGTTTCATCTACAGCATCTCGACCTATTGTCGGGAAGTTCGTTTGTTGCCAAAAGCGATATTTTCGTTGATTTCTTTTTTGTGTTATCAGGATTCGTGATGACACACAGTAACTATGCTAAAATCAACAACCTGTCGAGCATAAAGCCGTTTGTTGTTCGCCGATTCAAACGATTATATCCGCTGCATCTGTTCACGCTTTTTCTGCTATTGTTCTTCGAAACCTTTCGGTATGGCATTGATCGGTATGTTGTTCACTTATCGAATACCATTTTTGGCCCCGACCGAACCTTGCTGGCGTTTATCAGCAACCTAACGCTAACTCAGGCGCTGGATTTGTTCGATACAGTAACCTGGAACGGACCTAGCTGGAGCATTAGCGTTGAGTTTTATACTTATATTATCTGGGCTATCTGTCTGGTGTTATTCCGAAAGAACCTGCTCGTTATCTGTAGTATATGCTTTAGCCTGCTGGCCTGGTTCATTATCAGTCATCAGGGCAATATCATCTATACATACGACTATGGTATTGTGCGGTGTTTGTATAGTTTTCTGATCGGGATGCTCGCTTACCGGCTGAGCCAGCAACTATCTTTTGCCTATACGTATTGGCAGAGTACTGGAATCGAGATTCTGCTGTTCGGTTTAACAATCTATTTTGTTAGTCAATTTACGCATTCGGAGAGCTGGCTAATGCCCTTTCTGTTTGCGTTGGTCATTATTGTTTTCTCGCGCGAAGCTGGTGCTTTTTCGAAAGTGCTGGCCAGCAATCGACTTGAGTTTCTGGGCAAACTTTCGTATTCCTATTACCTCAACCATACGCTGGTATTATCGGTACTGGACCTGTTGCTGTTTAAGATTATTAAGGTACCGCACTCGTCGCTGGGCGAACTAGCCTATGTGTGTGGCTGCCTCCTGGGTACGCATCTGATGTCTGTCTTTACCTACCGATATATCGAATTGATACTGCAGTCACCATCGTCGGCCAAACCTCAGAAAGTAGCGACCCATATGGCAACTGCCTGA
- a CDS encoding glycosyltransferase family 1 protein: MTKLFIDHQKFSTQKYGGISRYFANIIQGIKHSSDFTYQLGVMHSKNHYIKNEPLPIKGKLSDRVLNRNERYDYRLNQLYCKRLLEKNDFDLFHPTYYDPYFIKSLKKPLVVTIHDMTYERLPEYFWAQDPLTQQKRLNVERADAIIAISNTTRNDLLGFFDVDPAKVSVIYHGIDIETPLRLQSVPNLPEQYVLFVGDRSGYKNFYLFMNAMREVMNRFPDLHVILTGGGKLEVADREFLHRLQLTERVRHINATDEQLNFLYQNAQLFVYPSLYEGFGLPILEAFKAGCPILLSDTECFREVATDAAVYFNPTSIDDLIYNLETLLTDSALKARLVERGTRRLADFPLQKSIDQTLDVYRSVANPVDHKQLVV; this comes from the coding sequence ATGACTAAATTATTTATCGATCATCAGAAATTCAGCACCCAGAAGTATGGCGGCATCAGCCGCTACTTCGCCAATATTATTCAGGGAATAAAGCACTCGTCTGATTTTACATATCAGTTGGGAGTAATGCATAGCAAAAATCATTACATCAAAAACGAGCCTTTACCCATAAAAGGGAAGCTAAGCGACCGGGTGCTAAATCGGAACGAACGGTATGATTATCGGCTGAATCAGCTATACTGCAAGCGCTTACTGGAAAAAAATGATTTCGATCTATTCCATCCTACCTACTACGACCCCTATTTTATTAAGTCGCTGAAAAAGCCTCTGGTCGTTACGATTCACGATATGACCTATGAGCGGTTGCCCGAGTATTTCTGGGCGCAGGACCCCCTCACGCAACAGAAACGGCTTAATGTTGAACGGGCCGATGCGATCATTGCCATTTCGAATACGACCCGAAACGACCTGCTTGGTTTTTTTGATGTCGATCCGGCTAAGGTGTCAGTCATTTATCATGGGATCGATATTGAAACCCCCTTAAGGCTTCAGTCTGTACCTAATCTGCCAGAGCAGTATGTTCTGTTTGTGGGCGACCGGAGCGGATACAAAAATTTCTACCTGTTTATGAATGCCATGCGTGAGGTTATGAATCGGTTTCCGGACCTGCATGTGATCTTGACGGGTGGAGGCAAACTGGAAGTGGCCGACCGGGAGTTTCTGCACCGGCTACAGTTGACGGAGCGGGTTCGGCATATCAATGCCACCGACGAGCAACTGAACTTTCTGTATCAGAATGCGCAGTTGTTTGTTTATCCCTCGCTCTACGAAGGCTTTGGCCTGCCAATTCTGGAAGCCTTCAAAGCCGGTTGCCCTATTTTGTTGAGCGATACGGAGTGTTTTCGGGAGGTTGCTACCGATGCGGCTGTATACTTCAATCCCACTTCAATCGACGATCTGATTTACAACCTGGAAACGCTGCTCACCGATTCGGCTCTGAAAGCCCGGCTTGTTGAGCGGGGTACCCGACGGCTGGCCGATTTTCCCCTTCAAAAATCCATCGACCAAACACTGGATGTGTATAGATCGGTGGCAAATCCTGTTGATCATAAACAGCTTGTGGTATGA
- a CDS encoding alpha-1,2-fucosyltransferase, with protein MIISRITSGLGNQLFQYATARQLALKNNTGLYLDLSYYRYQYETDTPRSFKLDQFSIPYRELQDSLFQYLSKATKLLPNRSLPPLCLFLKEKHFHFNENVVQAHASCITLDGFWQSERYFKESADTIRRELTLTKTPSAEFKRYEELIRTTPTPVSIHIRRGDYVNHPEFSKTFGFVGIDYYTEALRQLAAAVTNPLLYVFSDDKEWVRQHLPLPDSAVYVENTGLNSDVADLVLMSQCHHHIIANSSFSWWGAWLNPKADKLVITPKQWYKNQPTWNTKDLLPPTWLAI; from the coding sequence ATGATTATTAGTAGAATAACTAGTGGTTTGGGAAACCAGCTTTTTCAGTATGCAACTGCCCGGCAGCTTGCCCTGAAAAACAATACTGGTTTGTATCTCGACCTGAGCTATTACCGATATCAGTACGAAACCGATACCCCAAGAAGTTTTAAGCTCGATCAGTTTTCGATACCCTACCGTGAATTGCAGGATTCGCTCTTTCAGTACCTCTCTAAAGCTACCAAACTGTTACCCAACCGTAGTTTACCCCCGCTTTGTCTGTTTCTGAAAGAAAAACACTTTCACTTCAACGAAAACGTGGTGCAGGCTCATGCCAGTTGTATCACGCTCGACGGATTCTGGCAGTCGGAGCGCTATTTCAAGGAGAGTGCCGATACCATCCGCCGGGAACTGACCCTAACGAAGACACCCAGTGCGGAGTTTAAGCGGTATGAAGAATTGATTCGGACAACCCCGACGCCCGTGTCGATTCATATTCGGCGGGGCGATTACGTGAATCATCCGGAGTTTAGCAAGACGTTTGGTTTTGTTGGAATCGACTATTACACCGAAGCCCTTAGGCAGTTAGCGGCTGCTGTTACTAATCCGTTGCTCTACGTTTTCAGCGACGATAAAGAATGGGTTCGGCAGCATTTGCCGCTACCCGACTCCGCCGTTTATGTCGAAAATACCGGCCTCAACAGCGATGTTGCCGATCTGGTGCTCATGAGCCAATGCCATCATCATATCATTGCCAACAGTTCGTTCAGCTGGTGGGGAGCCTGGCTCAATCCGAAGGCCGACAAGCTCGTGATTACGCCGAAACAATGGTATAAAAATCAACCAACCTGGAATACAAAAGATTTACTGCCACCTACCTGGCTGGCTATCTGA
- a CDS encoding MOP flippase family protein: MSHKQQAISGGKWMSTSTVISTIFQFGQVAILARLLEPSVFGIVSVSTLLIAFFSIFANLGFSNSIIYKQEEDRQVLSTIYLLNLGLGLFIGIVVFFSWPLVAAYYKEPRLENVIKLSSLYFIIVYVGQIYLFLLQKELRFKAVASIDITGTIVGTSVTLLLAYNGFAELSLIFGQLAQQTAKSVLQMVFGAQLFTPMLKFDLSLIKDHLRFGLYNVGDGIVGFIQANYDNILVGGLLGVKPLGYYALASQLAVFPITRLSPIILQVAYPILAKFKGDTNELRKSYLAILDLMSYVNLPLLAGLFVTADSVVPLFYGPGWEPTILLIRIFVFVSMFSALSNPLFTLAFSKGKPKLLFLLNVATLAVKIPLVYWFGHEWGVVGIAMAFLTATFINLILNFRIVHTLIGAFLGEFFQNFTKPFLFCLAMVGAITLYKSYADSINVINTSVEIAIGALIYIGLTLRFKLPLAELKTFGKAV; this comes from the coding sequence ATGAGTCATAAACAACAGGCAATTAGTGGCGGTAAATGGATGAGTACGTCCACGGTCATTTCTACGATTTTTCAGTTCGGGCAGGTCGCCATTCTGGCCCGGTTGCTGGAACCATCGGTATTTGGGATTGTGAGTGTCAGTACACTGCTGATTGCCTTCTTTTCTATTTTCGCCAATCTGGGCTTTTCAAATTCCATTATTTATAAACAGGAAGAAGATCGCCAGGTGTTATCAACGATTTATCTGCTCAATCTGGGATTAGGCTTATTTATTGGTATTGTCGTCTTTTTCTCATGGCCGCTGGTTGCTGCTTATTATAAAGAGCCCCGGCTCGAAAATGTGATCAAGCTATCGTCGCTGTATTTCATCATCGTGTATGTCGGGCAGATCTATCTGTTTCTGCTTCAGAAAGAACTTCGCTTCAAGGCCGTAGCGAGCATCGACATTACGGGTACCATTGTAGGTACCAGTGTTACGCTGTTGCTTGCCTACAACGGTTTTGCCGAACTGTCGCTGATTTTTGGTCAGCTTGCTCAGCAAACGGCCAAGTCGGTATTGCAGATGGTTTTTGGCGCCCAATTATTTACGCCCATGCTGAAATTTGACCTCAGCCTTATTAAAGACCATCTGCGGTTTGGTCTCTACAACGTAGGGGATGGTATTGTCGGTTTTATTCAGGCCAACTACGATAACATTCTGGTGGGCGGTTTGCTCGGTGTAAAACCACTGGGTTACTATGCGCTGGCCTCGCAACTGGCAGTGTTTCCGATTACCCGGCTGAGCCCAATTATTTTGCAGGTGGCTTATCCTATTCTGGCTAAGTTCAAGGGCGATACTAACGAACTCAGGAAGTCGTATCTGGCCATTCTGGATCTGATGAGTTATGTAAATCTGCCGCTGCTGGCTGGTTTGTTCGTGACAGCCGATAGCGTAGTGCCTTTATTTTATGGCCCCGGCTGGGAACCAACCATTTTGCTGATCCGGATTTTTGTTTTCGTCAGTATGTTTTCTGCCCTAAGCAACCCGCTGTTTACGCTGGCTTTTTCGAAAGGAAAGCCAAAGCTGCTGTTCTTGTTAAATGTAGCTACCCTGGCCGTTAAAATTCCACTTGTTTACTGGTTTGGCCACGAATGGGGCGTTGTTGGCATTGCCATGGCGTTTCTGACGGCTACGTTCATAAACCTGATTCTTAATTTCCGGATTGTTCACACATTGATAGGGGCGTTTTTGGGCGAGTTCTTCCAGAATTTCACAAAACCTTTTCTGTTCTGCCTGGCAATGGTGGGGGCTATTACGCTCTATAAATCGTATGCCGATTCAATTAATGTGATTAATACGTCGGTAGAGATTGCGATCGGGGCCTTGATTTACATTGGCCTGACGTTACGCTTCAAGTTGCCACTGGCTGAATTGAAAACGTTTGGTAAAGCAGTTTGA
- a CDS encoding TolC family protein — MNRLSCFKYSLVLGLAGLIVGVNCVFGQATTPASSLTTPAGSTQLDSMTFDFNRDISVQLISFEEIYKIALAYSPAVKFEGAVSNSQQAALQLAKLQILQNAAGYVNYSTGNQAILSTGTNVNDQLGQISNGYRLGVNVTISIHDLFGRPQQIRLARANYEATVERRHIAEIQLKRELFNLYQDLILAQRILQVRLRDDQASLAAFRIAEVELQKGKITPETHAFNSNRYAETRSTVEQAKTGFIKSLYALELAVGVPIHQLKRN, encoded by the coding sequence ATGAACCGACTTTCTTGTTTTAAGTACTCGTTGGTACTGGGGCTTGCAGGGTTGATCGTTGGAGTAAATTGTGTTTTTGGGCAGGCTACTACACCGGCATCGTCGCTGACTACGCCGGCCGGAAGTACGCAGCTCGACAGTATGACATTTGATTTTAATCGGGATATTTCGGTGCAGTTGATTTCGTTTGAAGAGATATACAAAATTGCCCTCGCTTATTCGCCTGCGGTCAAATTTGAAGGGGCAGTGTCAAATTCGCAACAGGCAGCCTTGCAACTGGCTAAATTACAGATTCTTCAGAATGCGGCCGGATACGTAAACTATTCAACTGGTAATCAGGCTATTTTGTCGACCGGAACTAATGTTAACGATCAGTTAGGGCAAATTTCGAATGGGTATCGGCTGGGTGTGAATGTAACCATCAGTATTCATGATCTGTTTGGGCGTCCGCAACAAATCCGACTGGCACGGGCCAACTACGAAGCAACCGTTGAGCGCCGACACATTGCCGAAATTCAGCTTAAACGGGAGTTGTTTAACCTCTATCAGGATCTGATACTGGCTCAGCGAATATTGCAGGTACGGCTTCGTGATGATCAGGCTTCGCTGGCTGCGTTCCGAATTGCCGAAGTTGAACTTCAGAAAGGTAAAATTACGCCCGAAACTCATGCTTTTAATAGTAACCGATATGCCGAAACCCGGTCGACTGTAGAACAGGCGAAAACCGGGTTTATCAAGAGCCTTTATGCGCTTGAGCTGGCTGTGGGTGTTCCTATCCATCAACTGAAACGCAACTAG
- a CDS encoding glycosyltransferase yields MKQFDSIICIAQTPWKGDFQKAVVQLMTELSARHRILFVDYLYTMKDLTQGVIGRHDIPVREIMHFNNPLTKIETEYGGDLYVWTPPVMFPLNWLSARPHDQLLHWNTDRLVSGIRGVMQRLKMRRPLIINAFNPVVGLPLLGKLNECATIYYCFDEITTAGPWMSRHGKRYEDAYLKRVDAVVTTSETLRQDKSAMQPQTFCVKNGANFDLFNITRQLAQKNPPQKPVVGYLGSADNRINIDLMAYCVQTMPDVEFQFIGEVHEPALPNRLKNYPNVTFIPPRQPAELPPLLAKLSAGIIPFVCNKHTYTIYPLKINEYLAAGLPVVSTPFSILDDFGGIIEIADTPEAFALALRRALADTDPQRVQQRVDTAQANSWTQRAIEFEAVIQQVPKAWRQEQPV; encoded by the coding sequence ATGAAGCAATTTGATAGCATTATCTGCATTGCGCAGACTCCCTGGAAAGGCGATTTTCAGAAAGCTGTCGTACAGCTTATGACGGAGCTATCGGCCCGGCATCGGATATTATTTGTCGACTACCTCTATACGATGAAAGATCTGACGCAGGGAGTAATTGGGCGGCACGATATTCCGGTTCGGGAAATCATGCACTTCAATAACCCATTGACCAAAATAGAAACAGAATATGGTGGCGACCTGTATGTTTGGACACCACCGGTGATGTTTCCATTAAACTGGTTGTCGGCCCGGCCACATGATCAGTTGCTTCATTGGAATACCGATCGGCTAGTCAGTGGAATTCGCGGTGTTATGCAGCGACTCAAAATGCGTAGGCCATTAATAATCAATGCATTCAATCCAGTAGTTGGACTGCCGTTGCTGGGCAAGCTAAATGAATGCGCCACCATCTATTATTGCTTCGACGAAATTACAACGGCTGGGCCCTGGATGAGCCGACACGGAAAACGCTATGAAGATGCCTATCTGAAGCGTGTTGATGCAGTAGTGACGACCTCCGAAACGCTTCGGCAGGATAAATCGGCAATGCAACCACAAACATTCTGTGTTAAAAATGGGGCAAACTTCGATCTGTTTAATATAACCCGGCAACTAGCACAGAAAAACCCGCCCCAAAAACCTGTTGTTGGGTATCTGGGATCGGCCGATAATCGAATCAACATTGACCTGATGGCGTATTGCGTGCAGACTATGCCAGATGTTGAGTTTCAGTTTATTGGCGAGGTTCACGAGCCTGCCTTACCCAATCGGTTAAAAAACTATCCTAATGTAACCTTTATACCTCCGCGTCAACCGGCAGAACTTCCACCACTACTGGCAAAATTGAGTGCTGGCATTATTCCATTTGTTTGTAATAAACATACCTATACCATTTACCCCTTGAAAATTAACGAATACCTGGCCGCTGGGTTACCCGTTGTATCAACTCCTTTTTCAATTCTGGACGATTTTGGGGGAATCATCGAGATAGCCGATACACCTGAGGCTTTTGCGCTGGCCCTTCGCCGGGCACTGGCCGATACTGACCCGCAACGAGTTCAGCAACGGGTCGATACGGCACAGGCCAATTCGTGGACCCAACGGGCGATTGAATTTGAAGCCGTCATTCAGCAGGTTCCGAAAGCCTGGCGTCAGGAACAGCCCGTATGA
- a CDS encoding O-antigen ligase family protein, with product MAQLAYLLKKESSNYFWLFSLLGVLYTIGTGFLVSKVGPAGAVLAVLGPVGLAIVIGILREPRFGLFIYVQLGFTVGFARFLPASIPAGLLVDGVLFLTLMSLFLNGKRMEWHRLRSPVFAFIAIWFLYNVIELLNPEAPYRPAWFFHVRPFSMHWIQVACMVLVIPITRKDIRFFVNTWLTWSFLAALWAFKQQYIGLTPNELIWLNSGNAATHILFGQLRSFSFYSDAAQFGAEMAGVTLVAVIRIFEEKPLKNKLFFAFLALVYFWGYAVSGTRSALFVMIAGFPFYLLLKRDFTKLVIGVILAVPLILLLMYTSVGSSNYQVQRMRSALTPMNDPSFILRLQNQAKLKTYLRDLPFGAGIGTSTDGGSRFSPWHWAAQIAPDSWYVQLWMETGRVGVTLYILVLIGVVGIGIYRVWQLKDPWLIKTMYAFLAEFVGIAFMGYSNPVLGQFPTNTVVLISTILVATCYRWDSRQPKTDLERYQ from the coding sequence ATGGCACAGTTGGCTTATTTACTGAAGAAAGAGTCGTCCAACTATTTCTGGTTGTTTAGCCTGCTTGGTGTGCTGTATACGATTGGAACGGGCTTTCTGGTCAGTAAAGTCGGTCCGGCGGGTGCGGTGTTGGCGGTGCTTGGCCCGGTTGGACTAGCTATTGTAATCGGCATATTGCGAGAGCCTCGTTTTGGCCTGTTCATCTATGTTCAGTTAGGTTTCACGGTGGGGTTTGCCCGGTTCCTTCCTGCTTCGATTCCGGCCGGTTTGCTGGTCGATGGTGTACTGTTTCTGACGCTGATGAGTTTGTTTCTCAATGGAAAGCGTATGGAATGGCATCGGCTCCGAAGCCCGGTTTTTGCCTTCATAGCCATCTGGTTTCTGTATAACGTTATTGAGTTATTGAACCCGGAAGCCCCGTATCGACCAGCCTGGTTTTTTCATGTTCGGCCTTTTTCGATGCACTGGATACAAGTGGCCTGCATGGTGCTGGTGATACCCATTACTCGCAAAGACATTCGTTTTTTTGTGAATACCTGGCTCACCTGGTCGTTTCTGGCCGCGCTTTGGGCGTTCAAACAACAGTATATTGGGTTAACTCCCAACGAGCTGATCTGGCTGAATAGTGGAAATGCGGCCACCCACATTCTGTTCGGGCAGTTGCGTAGTTTTTCGTTTTATTCCGATGCCGCTCAGTTTGGTGCCGAAATGGCGGGCGTAACGCTGGTTGCCGTAATCCGGATTTTTGAAGAGAAACCGCTCAAAAACAAACTGTTTTTTGCTTTTCTGGCACTGGTTTATTTCTGGGGATATGCCGTTTCGGGAACGCGCAGTGCGTTATTTGTGATGATTGCTGGTTTTCCTTTCTATTTGCTGTTAAAACGCGATTTTACGAAGCTCGTTATTGGCGTTATCCTGGCGGTGCCGCTCATTCTACTGCTAATGTATACCAGTGTTGGCAGTTCTAACTATCAGGTTCAGCGAATGCGGTCGGCCCTTACACCAATGAACGACCCATCGTTTATTCTGCGGTTGCAAAACCAGGCCAAGCTGAAAACCTACCTACGCGACCTGCCCTTTGGAGCCGGTATCGGTACATCGACCGATGGTGGGTCGCGGTTTTCGCCCTGGCACTGGGCCGCTCAGATTGCACCCGATAGCTGGTATGTGCAATTATGGATGGAAACGGGACGGGTGGGTGTTACGCTGTACATTCTTGTCTTGATTGGAGTCGTGGGCATTGGTATATACCGTGTCTGGCAATTAAAAGACCCGTGGCTGATAAAAACCATGTATGCTTTTCTGGCCGAATTTGTCGGAATTGCGTTCATGGGCTACTCGAATCCCGTACTGGGCCAATTTCCTACCAATACAGTTGTTCTCATTAGCACGATTCTTGTAGCTACTTGTTACCGTTGGGATAGCAGGCAGCCAAAAACTGATTTAGAGAGATACCAATAG